The Ranitomeya imitator isolate aRanImi1 chromosome 3, aRanImi1.pri, whole genome shotgun sequence genome has a window encoding:
- the FLT1 gene encoding vascular endothelial growth factor receptor 1 → MLGCATVAMLCLVFGCLMLTGHSSGSKLKAPVLNIKGKELVIRIGQPIHLTCRGDQTVFWKFPAASRKESKRFHISDNSCQGSPKMACSRNVTLHKAQLSDTGFYTCHYEYFTSSKNPSGIYIFISDERTAFVDIHDREPQIITITEGERLVIPCRVTSPNITVTLKQIFGNLILSGKKNVVWDHKRGFIIKNPTYLFFDLLSCEAKVNGVLQTSSYFTNKQSSAIHSMQLNVPSSIRLLRNATLAINCTVTTALNSRAEIEWTYPGMKFGRLGSIIKRIVLDSEAVVFSMLFIHKVRSIDQGLYTCTAKNGPSTKSVNTTVRVHAAPYINVKPRRTGVLEAVVGQKFYRIAVKVRAFPPPEITWWKNNLLAADKCARYIIHNDVLTIKDVAEEDAGEYTVSLKLKQWNLIKNVTMILIVNVKPQIYENSMTILEPQPYTLGSRQTLTCTVYGVPPPRITWTWHPCTRNHFDSSCDFHSDSSVPLIIGKNSSSMGNKIYSITERTRLIEGRNKTAGTLVVDDASASGVYSCTAANKLGSERRDIHFYVTDVPSGFHITADRLAKEGENMTLTCSVSKYLYTNISWILRRRVENRTVNHSISKHRNAITTEYSTILTAVIQNATRADSGSYECRATNTFTGDLMSQSKDIIIKGEHSNRKIHLSRTSKQKRKLYNRK, encoded by the exons GTCACAGTTCTGGCTCCAAGTTAAAAGCGCCTGTATTAAATATAAAGGGAAAAGAATTAGTAATACGAATTGGCCAGCCAATACATCTTACATGCAG AGGTGATCAAACGGTTTTCTGGAAATTCCCAGCTGCTTCCAGGAAAGAAAGTAAAAGGTTCCATATAAGCGATAATTCGTGCCAAGGAAGCCCCAAGATGGCCTGCAGCAGGAACGTGACACTGCACAAAGCTCAGCTGAGTGACACGGGCTTCTACACCTGTCACTACGAATACTTTACCTCATCCAAGAACCCATCTGGTATCTATATATTTATTTCAG ATGAGCGCACTGCATTTGTAGACATACATGACCGAGAACCCCAAATAATTACCATAACCGAAGGAGAGAGGCTGGTTATTCCTTGCCGGGTTACCTCACCAAATATCACCGTCACATTAAAACAG ATCTTTGGAAATTTAATATTATCTGGTAAGAAGAACGTTGTTTGGGATCACAAAAGAGGCTTCATTATTAAGAACCCAACGTATTTGTTTTTCGACCTATTAAGTTGTGAAGCCAAAGTCAACGGAGTCCTGCAAACTTCATCGTACTTCACCAATAAGCAAT CCAGTGCAATCCATAGCATGCAGCTCAATGTGCCGAGCTCCATCAGGCTGCTACGTAATGCCACCCTGGCAATTAATTGTACGGTGACTACGGCTCTGAATTCAAGAGCTGAAATAGAGTGGACATATCCTGGAATG AAATTCGGCAGACTGGGCTCCATAATAAAGAGGATTGTTTTAGACTCAGAAGCCGTGGTGTTCAGCATGTTATTTATTCACAAAGTAAGGAGCATTGACCAAGGCTTGTATACCTGCACTGCGAAAAACGGGCCGTCAACCAAATCCGTCAATACAACAGTTCGTGTTCACG CTGCACCGTACATAAATGTTAAACCTCGAAGGACAGGTGTATTAGAAGCTGTGGTGGGTCAGAAATTTTACCGCATTGCTGTTAAAGTGAGAGCATTTCCTCCTCCAGAAATTACATG GTGGAAAAATAACTTATTGGCGGCAGACAAGTGTGCACGGTACATAATACACAATGATGTCTTAACTATAAAGGATGTTGCTGAAGAAGATGCAGGAGAATACACAGTGTCGTTGAAACTGAAACAGTGGAATCTTATCAAAAATGTTACCATGATCCTCATAGTTAATG TAAAGCCACAAATTTATGAGAATTCAATGACAATTCTAGAACCACAACCGTACACACTGGGCAGCAGGCAAACACTGACATGTACAGTATATGGAGTTCCACCGCCCAGAATAACATGGACATGGCATCCATGCACGCGAAACCACTTTGACTCAAG tTGTGATTTCCACTCTGACAGCTCGGTTCCTCTTATTATTGGAAAAAACAGCAGTAGCATGGGAAATAAGATTTATAGTATCACAGAACGTACACGTCTGATCGAGGGGAGGAACAAG aCCGCTGGGACACTTGTCGTGGATGATGCGTCGGCCTCTGGTGTCTATTCCTGCACTGCCGCCAATAAATTAGGAAGTGAAAGAAGAGATATACATTTTTATGTCACTG ATGTCCCGAGTGGATTCCACATAACCGCCGACAGGTTGGCAAAAGAAGGTGAAAACATGACCCTTACATGTTCCGTCAGCAAATATCTCTACACAAACATTAGTTGGATTTTACGCAGGAGAGTCGAAAATCGAACAGTAAACCACAGCATCAGTAAGCACCGAAATGCAATCACAACTGAGTATTCTACTATTCTAACCGCGGTCATCCAGAACGCGACACGAGCCGATTCAGGAAGCTACGAGTGTAGAGCGACCAACACCTTCACCGGGGACCTCATGTCTCAGAGTAAAGACATTATCATCAAAGGAGAACATAGTAATAGGAAAATTCACTTATCACGGACCTCTAAACAGAAAAGAAAATTATACAACAGAAAGTAG